A window of Cherax quadricarinatus isolate ZL_2023a chromosome 62, ASM3850222v1, whole genome shotgun sequence genomic DNA:
cgcatatacatatacatatcctTAAACTAGATAATAATAGAACCCTACCATGTCCTTTAGAACACAAGACGACTAGAAAAGAACATCAGTGGCCAGGGTCCTACATATGGCAACAGTGAATTCagggctgtttttttttttcttattacagTAAATTAATCTTAAAAATATCTATACACACTGTAATATGACACAGTTTACTGGCACATCAATCGAATAATACATTTTTAAATAGTTTATATGGTTTAAAATTATACAAACACGTGAAAATCCATTATATAAACAGCATGTGAAAATCTGAAAGCACGTTTTAATACATGATGTAAATACATTAAATATACCaaataatataaatatgtaaTGTAAAGAAATTATATAAAAACAGTGTGAAAAATGACGTAAATGCACtatataaacacaatgaaatgacAAGATTTAACACATATAAACACAGTATTTAGTACATAATACAAACTACATGTACATAGTATACACATTACCGTAcgcaaaaaaaataattttttaaataatttaagaAAACAAATCATCAGTATTTAAGCAACTGTAGAGTATTTCAGAGCATTTTTGTATTTAGGAGATAAGGCAGAGCCGGATTAAGAgtttgtaggcccctgggctacaggtactgtgaggctcctgggctacaggtactgtgaggctcctgggctacaggtactgtgaggcccctgggctacagatactgtgaggcccctgggctacaggtactgtgaggcccctgggctacaggtactgtgaggcccctgggctacaggtactgtgaggcccctgggctacaggtactgtgaggcccctgggctacaggtactgtgaggcccctgggctacaggtactgtgaggcccctgggctacaggtactgtgaggctcctgggctacaggtactgtgaggcacctgggctacaggtactgtgaggcccctgggctacaggtactgtgaggcccctgggctacaggtactgtgaggcccctgggctacaggtactgtgatgcccctgggctacaggtactgtgaggctcctgggctacaggtactgtgaggcacctgggctacaggtactgtgaggcccctgggctacaggtactgtgaggcccctgggctacaggtactgtgaggcccctgggctacaggtactgtgaggctcctgggctacaggtactgtgagacccctgggctacaggtactgtgaggctcctgggctacaggtactgtgagaccactgggctacaggtactgtgaggcccctgggctacaggtactgtgaggcccctgggctacaggtactgtgaggcccctgggctacaggtactgtgaggcccctgggctacaggtactgtgaggcccctgggctacaggtactgtgaggcccctgggctacaggtactgtgaggcccctgggctacaggtactgtgaggcccctgggctacagatattgtgaggctcctgggctacaggtactgtgagacccctgggctacaggtactgtgaggcccctgggctacaggtactgtgaggcccctgggctacaggtactgtgaggcccctgggctacaggtactgtgaggcccctgggctacaggtactgtgaggcccctgggctacaggtactgtgaggcccctgggctacaggtactgtgaggcccctgggctacaggtactgtgaggcccctgggctacaggtactgtgaggcccctgggctacagatactgtgaggctcctgggctacaggtactgtgaggctcctgggctacaggtactgtgaggctcctgggctacaggtactgtgaggcccctgggctacaggtactgtgaggctcctgggctacaggtactgtgaggcccctgggctacaggtactgtgaggcccctgggctacaggtactgtgaggcccctgggctacaggtactgtgaggcccctgggctacaggtactgtgaggttcctgggctacaggtactgtgaggctcctgggctacaggtactgtgaggcccctgggctacaggtactgtgaggcccctgggctacaggtactgtgaggcccctgggctacaggtactgtcaggcccctgggctacaggtactgtcaggcccctgggctacaggtactgtgaggcccctgggctacaggtactgtgaggcccctgggctacaggtactgtgaggcccctgggctacaggtactgtgaggcccctgggctacaggtactgtgaggcccctgggcaacaggtactgtgaggtacctgggctacaagtactgtgaggcccctgggttacaggtactgtgaggcccctgggctacaggtactgtgaggcccctgggttacaggtactgtgaggcccctgggttacaggtactgtgagacccctgggctacaggtactgtgaggcccctgggctacaggtactgtgaggcccctgggttacaggtactgtgaggcccttgggttacaggtactgtgaggcccctgggttacaggtactgagacccctgggctacaggtactgtgagacccctgggctacaggtactgtgagacccctgggctacaggtactgaggtccctgagctacaggtactgagacccctgggctacaggtattgtgaggggGCCCCTGGGCTagttactgtgaggcccctgggctacaggtactgtgaggggcccctgggccacaggtactgtgaggggggcccctgggctacaggtactgtgagggggcccctgggccacaggtactgtgagggggaccctgggccacaggtactgtgagggggaccctgggccacaggtactgtgaggggcccctgggccacaggtactgtgagggggcccctgggccacaggtactgtgaggggcctctgggctacaggtactgtgaggggcccctgggccacaggtactgagggggcccctgggccacaggtactgtgaggggggCCCCTGGACCACAGGTACTTTGAGGGGggcccctgggccacaggtactgagggggcccctgggccacaggtactgtgaggggcccctgggccacaggtactgtgagggggccccttggccacaggtactgtgaggggggTCCCTggaccacaggtactgtgaggggggcccctgggccacaggtactgagggggcccctgggccacaggtactgtgaggggggcccctgggccacaggtactgtgagggggcccctgggccacaggtactgtgaggggtccCAGTGATATTTCAAAAGTGAAAAAATTTAAAGAAATATTACATATTTTAGAAGACAAAACACAACCAAAATTCAATCATTTTCTTTGTTTAATTAATTGGAAACGtgtctggaggccctccagctggcggaggccctccagctggcggaggccctccagctggcggaggccctccagctggcggaggccctccagctggcggaggccctccagctggcggaggccctccagctggcggaggccctccagctggcggaggccctccagctggcggaggccctccagctggcggaggccctccagctagcagaggccctccagctggcggaggccctccagctagcagaggccctccagctggcggatgACCTTGGGCTGCAGCCCTTAAAGCCTATGCTATAATCCGGCACTGAGACGAGGCTGAGAGCTTTGCACTTGTGCTTCGAAGCAGAGGAAAAGtggataaatggtttaaaaatccgacaaatggtttaaaaaaccgacactatgataaatgagacacatgtgcgatATTTGCACATATGTGAACATCATATGAAAtccaaaggtaaaggtataatgATTATACTTCAGCTGATGGCTGAGGAAATATTCAGTACTTGGAATATACACACTATGatgtgtctctcagcgtatatactttGAAAACTTAGTAATTCCTGTTTTATGAATTAAAGCaatattgactggtggtgagtagCTTACACGCAGTcttgaattattataatcataacttgaGTGCTAAACCCACGCAGTCTTGAaggccctcgtgtagtcgatagggttTAAACCTACTTCACTTAGCACTTGTTGCGGCTGAAAGCCAATCGACTACATGAGGCTCATTAAGGTTGTATATCACCTTTACACCACCAGGTCAAGcatactttaatccttaaaagAGGTATAtatgtaaactctcagtgtatatgcattgAGGTATACACAACTCTAGGTGTATATGCACTTCAAACAGCAATCTTTGTTTTATTTTCTccatgtgggtttgtgtgtgaCATTTAACAATTTTtatactagtaataataaaatGCTTTTCACAAATATTAAGAGCTACATTGCACATTTTCACCCATTTAAATAGAACACATCAACAGCACAGTACTGTGCTGTATTTTATATAAAGCCGATATGATAAATAATGATAAAGGAGAAGCGTTAGAAAAGGGGATATAAAAATCTTTCAGTTGGAAACTATAAGCCTGTGGGCatttaaatactttttttttctgCCTGTTTTGGTTATCGTTTTGACGAGGATAAAGAACTATTGCTTGCCTAATCTCACCGGCATTAAGTGGTCAGCATGTCGAGCACTTCATCAACAGTCATGTTATTTTTGTGGTACTCCTCCAGCGTGTCCTTGGGTATGGTCCATTTCAGCAGTAGGAGGACATTCTTGCGCAGCTCATCCAGCCTCGAGAGCGACTTGTCGTTAATGGGGACATGACCTGACGACTCCAGCGAGAGCTTTAGGACTTCGTCCACCAGCCTATGGCCGAAGCCAAATTTGCAGCGGCGTTCTTCGGAGGAAATGCGGTACAGGAGGACAGCCAGACGGTTCCGCAGACGCGCCAGTGTAGATTCTTCCACCATTTCCTCTGCTTCCTGTTCGGCAGACTTGTCCATGCCGTGGTCAGTCCGCTCGTGGCCGTCCAACTCGCTCTGCGTCTGGAAGAAATCTTTGCAAATGGTGCAGAGGTACGGCTTCACGGCATTATGGACGCACTTCATGTGTTTCTTCAGGTGGGGGAGCTGAGAGAAGGCGGCCGAACACAATACACACTGGAATGGCTTCTCTCCTGTGTGAGATCGCATGTGGATTTTGCAAGCTGAGGAATGTGCAAACGCGGCACCGCAAATCTGACACTTGTATGGTCTCTCACCAGTGTGGATCCGCATGTGGACAGTCAACTGGGAGTTCTGTGTGAAGGTAGCTTTGCACGTCGAACACTCGAAAGGCCGCACGCCAAGATGAAGTCTCATGTGTTGTTGCAAGTGACCTTTGAAAGCTTTGCCACACAGGTTGCAATAATAGGGGCGAGAACCGCGATGTACCATGCGAATGTGTTTGTACAGACCTTCCACACGAATGAACTTCTTACCACAGGCGCCACACTGGAACTCCTTGACACCCCGATGTGCCATCAGGTGTCCCttgagggtgtggtaggaggtaaAGCGAGCCCCGCACTCAGCGCACTCGTAGGCCTTCTCACCTGTGTGAACCCGCAAGTGTTGGGTCACCTGGCTGCGGCGAGCGAACGCCTGGTTGCACTTATTGCATTTGTGTGGCTTTTCTCCGGTATGGACTCTCATGTGGAGCCTCAGGCGATCTTTCAGGGCGAAGCTCTTCATGCATATATCACACGTGAAGGGCTTTTCTCCTGTATGAATAGTTTCATGACCTCGAAGTGCAGTGATCTGGACGAAGGTGGCGTTGCAGATCTTGCACTTAAACGGTCTCTCGCCGGTATGTATGCGCACGTGCTTTAAAAGGTCGGCCTTTGCTGTTGAGAATTTCCCACAAATCGCACACTTAAACTTTTTGCGTTTATTATTCTCGTCAACTTCTGATTCACATTCCTTGAGGACGATGACGTGTTCTTCGTTGGGGTCTCTCGAGTCGAAGTCAGTGGCGTCTGAACTGGCTTCATCATCATCGTCAATGTTTTGAATATCTATATCCATCCCGTCGTCCGAGCTCTCACCCCCGCCCCCGTCCTTATCTAGCTTATCCTTGGCACTAGATTTCTTTGCAGGTATTCCACCCGCTTTATCAGCGTTCTTTTCTTCGGGTATGTCTTGGATTTTGTCAGTAAAAATGGAGTTCTTTTTAGCTTTCTGGATTCCGGACTTTTTGTTAGTATCAGTTTCTAGCGTCTTTTTGGATGATTTGGAAGCTCTCTTTGTCTCTTTCTTCGTTACAGTTTGTTTCTTTTCGCCTCTTCCTGTCAGTTTTAAAGTCTCGCCTGTTAGTTCGACAGCTTTGTCCACCGGTGGcgtggatgctgctgctgctgtgaccttTTGTGATGCTTCTTCCTTTCCCAGTCCTGAAGTGATGACGATCTTACTGTCTTCCTTCATCGGATTCTGAACTTCGTTAAGGAGTTGTGCTTTCCCCTTTCCCGTGTTCGTAGTTATAGTAATTTTTTCAACGGATCTTCCCTTTTTAGTATTAGATTTGCTTGTTTTCGTCCTCGTTGAGCTGATCATCTTGGTAGTGTTCCGAGCCACACTTTTCGTAACGACATTAACCCCGTTCTCACTAGTTCCCCCGTCTTGGAGGCTGCCTATGTGATTTTTTGCTTTTCGCTTTGCCAGTTTCCATCCGTTGAGAGTAGTGGTCGCACCCTCATTGTCGATTTCACTTTCAACGAGTGCTGGCGTTATGGTCACATCCCCCTCGCTGGTGTCGATCAGTGGCACGTCGATCCCGAGGGAGTTGTCTACTTCCCCAGTACTGGTCTTAATGATTAGATGTTTGGCATGGTTGTTCTTGGTGGCAGCACCGGTGGATCCTTGCTTCCTGCTTTTGGTAGCCACAGCTTTGATAATAACTTTGCTTTTAGACTGAGATTTGGGATTTTGGTTGGAGCCCATGGTGGTTGCTGCCCTCACGAGTCGGGACACCATGTGCAATAACACTAACGATACAGCAAATGAAATCTAGATGTTTCGTAGAGATGTGTTGAAGCTGATGAGCGAGTTGTGGTGAGGAGTGAGAGTTAGTTCTGAAGGAAGGTTAAGACACCCGCCACCATCAGACAAGTGTGATAGCACCTGCAAGATAAAGAAAGAGACCACAACCACTATAAGCATCATGTACACTACTGCACTAGGCCAGATAACTCTTGTACTAGCTTAAAAAGAcaggtaagcaaacactaggacatatttaataGAAAACGCTTCGGTCcaaggaccttgatcacttcaactGTATAAATACAGTCGGAGAGTGAGGTATGAGTGACGCAGGCGACCTAAAGAATACCATGTTGGAATGAGGACAGGTAGAGAGTGAGTTCACGTGACTCCTATGTTGTTAGGTGTGTGATGCTGTGCCTGGTTGACcgtcatgtatgctaatgttttggAAATTTTGTAGTTGCCAGTAGTTTCcatgtgttagaagtgatcaaggttcaagGACCCAAACGTTTTTTGATAAATATGTCCTAGCATTTGCTCTCGTATCTTTCCAAACCAATCTATCGGTATCTATTAGTGTGAAGATAAACCACACCCATATTTTAGGCATTCTAACTACTAGTCTACAGCATGGAGAACCCTTGACCATTAAAATAACATCCCAATGaatcacaactaacctacaatttAGAGAAAACTTTAGACGGCGTTTGGACTCAACCGGGACAAGTATGATAATGAAACACTTAAACAATATATGGGCGTCTTTAATTAGGAAATACTTCGCCACacagggactaattacctcgaactccttctCTTTTTCCACCGTTCTTTGCATTGGGCCGATGaaggcactgtgtggtggagcgtTTCCTAAATACAGATTGCCAAATGttccacaagtgtctcagtcttcaagtaTGATAACAGTCTGATCGATCATATTAgtaatcaggaggcctggtctaggaccgggtccCCTGGGAAGAGGCTGAGCGGTGACCTCTGGAAGCGACTACAGCTAATTAATTGGTGATTTAGAcatatgtgcagcagttgggtatttttattggttcaacgtttcgcctacacagtaggcttcctcagtcataTACAGGAGTCAGGTATAGCATGAGAAATGCaatttgatgtggtcagtccctccaggctgagggactgaccacctcaaacaccaTTTCTCCAAGGatgttggactgattacatcatcttcatttcactactacacctgctgcctctgtatatgactgaagaagcctactgtgtaggataaacgtttcaacaataaagatacccaactgctgtacATGCGTCTTAATCATCAACCTTAATAACAGTCTAGAACGGAGCCAAACATCGTCTAAATTCTCTCAGCAAATTGTGGGTTGTctgtgtattgttacagtcagTGAATTGTGACTTTATTCACCCCTATGATattcatgacttaagaaatcgtaatgacacgattgcaaataaaccatacccccggccgggattgaacccgcggttggagttttgagactctatgaccgcgggttcaatcccggccgggggtatggtttatgataTTCATCTATGAGTCATGAACGTGAGGGGGAAAACCAACACCAATATTTAACCATTACAGTGACTCCACTATTCTATAGCCCTTTTCCTTGCTCAGGAATTCATTCCGGAGAAAGAAATCATTTCACAAATATGTTACATAATAATGAGAGGTCCCTGCCACCCAAGAATGGAAAAATAGCCACAAATGTAGCATAATACGATCCTTTATGACTACGGTTCCCCACACAGTAGATATTACAGGTAGGctcgccaggacgggtcctgggtCGAGTCttcttcatgtgtatatatagaAGGAGCGTAGTGACGTGGAGAGTTAGGTGGGGGAATACTGAGAAGTTGGATCTCAGGATCTGCACGTATGTGCATTACCCACCTGACTCTTCACGTCACTATATATTTATAGGTATTCTCTGCTCACGTAGATCtatttgtaacttgataaagcctactgtatggggaaacgtagtcaataaaggatagaAATATactacatttatatccattcttccaccgtgtcggtattttataccatctacCACCCAACAATCTTTGACATGCAGGGTACAATATTCTACCCATAATTCATGCAGGTTTTTAAACCAATCTGGTTGGTTTTCCTTAAACCCAATAATACAGACACTAAGAGCTATACTTGCTGCCTCAAAAAGCTACTTTTAATATATTAAAAGTCTCTGTAAATATCATGCATCAAAAAATACAGAGAATACGTAACTTGTCAGTTCACAGGAGGGATACATACTACCTTGGCTGGCAGGTTAACAGGGGTTAAAGACTTTCcacacacaagggtcattaaggctgcaggctgcactgttcaccaccagtcgagAATACTATAATCCAGAGATCAGgggcggacctacatttttgggaaTTTGAAagttgaactgttatggggaccctgaagcttgaactgttatggggaccctgaagcttgaactgttatggggaccctgaagcttgaactgttatggggaccctgaagcttgaactgttatggggaccctgaagcttgaactgttatggggaccctgaagcttgaactgttatggagtCACCTTGGCAACCAGCAACGGCTCGCCTACATTAcacttcaattattattattattataatcaagggggaagcgctaaacccggaggattatacagcattaCACTTCAATAATTCTAGAATTTTTATTTTATCTATTATTCTGTACCAAATTatactatgttattaatattattatttttaaaaaaacCCTTCTCATAGATTAGACCCAAATTTTTTAAACAATGTGGAATTAAGTCGCTTGTAGAGGTCCTCAAGCTTAAACCTCGTAAGTTAAGAGTAGATCCGCCCCTGCCAAAGATACACTTACCAGGATATATACATACCAGGATATATACATACCAGGATATATACATACCAGGATATATACATACCAGGATATATACATACCAGGATATATACATACTGTGATCAACCTTCTGACTGAGACGAGGCTTTCCAGGCTGAACAAAAATCAATGGACTTACTGTAGATGTAAATAAATCTCTCCTGTAGCCTGATGCAGCCTATATCAGTTTATATTGTAGAGACGTAGCGTTTGTTGAGGCCGAGATGATAATGGGACAGTTTCCCCCTTTGTtatgatacagctctacactgagtgaaacttgAAGTGAcacagctctacactgagtgaaacttgaactgatacagctctacactgagtgaaacttgAACTGATACAGCTCTACATTGAGTGAAACTTGaactgatacagctctacactgagtgaaacttgAACTGATACAGCTCTACATTGAGTGAAACTTGAACTGATACAGCTCTACATTGAGTGAAACTTGAACTGATACAGCTCTACTTTGAGTGAAACTTGaactgatacagctctacactgagtgaaacatgaactgatacagctctacactgagtgaaacatgaactgatacagctctacactgagtgaaacatcaactGATACAGCTCTACATTGAGTGAAACATGAACTGATACAGCTCTACATTGAGTGAAACATCaactgatacagctctacactgagtgaaacatcaactgatacagctctacactgagtgaaacatcaactgatacagctctacactgagtgaaacatcaactgatacagctctacactgagtgaaacatcaactgatacagctctacactgagtgaaacatcaactgatacagctctacactgagtgaaacatcaactgatacagctctacactgagtgaaacatcaactGATACAgcgctacactgagtgaaacatcaactgatacagctctacactgagtgaaacatcaactgatacagctctacactgagtgaaacatcaactgatacagctctacactgagtgaaacatcaactgatacagctctacattgagtgaaacatcaactgatacagctctacactgagtgaaacatcaactgatacagctctacactgagtgaaacatcaactgatacagctctacactgagtgaaacatcaactgatacagctctacactgagtgaaacatcaactgatacagctctacactgagtgaaacatcaactgatacagctctacactgagtgaaacatcaactgatacagctctacactgagtgaaacatcaactgatacagctctacactgagtgaaacttgaactgatacagctctacactgagtgaaacttgaactgatacagctctacactgagtgaaacatcaactgatacagctctacactgagtgaaacatcaactgatacagctctacactgagtgaaacatcaacttaaacagctctacactgagtgaaacttgaactgatacagctctacactgagtgaaacatcaactgatacagctctacactgagtgaaacttgaactgatacagctctacactgagtgaaacttgaactgatacagctctacactgagtgaaacatcaactgatacagctctacactgagtgaaacatgaactgatacagctctacactgagtgaaacatcaactgatacagctctacactgagtgaaacttgAACAgatacagctctacactgagtgaaacttgaactgatacagctctacactgagtgaaacatcaactgatacagctctacactgagtgaaacatgaactgatacagctctacactgagtgaaacatcaactGATACAGCTCTACATTGAGTGAAACATGAACTGATACAGCTCTACATTGAGTGAAACATCaactgatacagctctacactgagtgaaacatcaactgatacagctctacactgagtgaaacatcaactgatacagctctacactgagtgaaacatcaactgatacagctctacactgagtgaaacatcaactgatacagctctacactgagtgaaacatcaactgatacagctctacactgagtgaaacatcaactgatacagctctacactgagtgaaacatcaactGATACAgcgctacactgagtgaaacatcaactgatacagctctacactgagtgaaacatcaactgatacagctctacactgagtgaaacatcaactgatacagctctacactgagtgaaacatcaactgatacagctctacattgagtgaaacatcaactgatacagctctacactgaATGAAACATCaactgatacagctctacactgagtgaaacatcaactgatacagctctacactgagtgaaacatcaactgatacagctctacactgagtgaaacatcaactgatacagctctacactgagtgaaacatcaactgatacagctctacactgagtgaaacatcaactgatacagctctacactgagtgaaacatcaactgatacagctctacactgagtgaaacttgaactgatacagctctacactgagtgaaacttgaactgatacagctctacactgagtgaaacatcaactgatacagctctacactgagtgaaacatcaactgatacagctctacactgagtgaaacatcaacttaaacagctctacactgagtgaaacttgaactgatacagctctacactgagtgaaacatcaactgatacagctctacactgagtgaaacttgaactgatacagctctacactgagtgaaacttgaactgatacagctctacactgagtgaaacatcaactgatacagctctacactgagtgaaacatgaactgatacagctctacactgagtgaaacatcaactgatacagctctacagagtgaaacttgAACAgatacagctctacactgagtgaaacttgaactgatacagctctacactgagtgaaacatcaactgatacagctctacactgagtgaaacatgaactgatacagctctacactgagtgaaacatcaactGATACAGCTCTACATTGAGTGAAACATGAACTGATACAGCTCTACATTGAGTGAAACATCaactgatacagctctacactgagtgaaacatcaactggtacagctctacactgagtgaaacatcaactgatacagctctacattgagtgaaacatcaactgatacagctctacactgagtgaaacatcaaatgatacagctctacactgagtgaaacatcaactgatacagctctacactgagtgaaacatgaacTGATACAGCTCTACATTGAGTGAAACATGaactgatacagctctacactgagtgaaacatcaactgataaagctctacacagcgaaacatgccttgataaagctctacagatggcgaaacgttttcccAACATAAGCTCATTCTACGATGCGGCTTCTAATTTTTACTCTGTACAGTAaaccgtggcttggttggtagcgt
This region includes:
- the LOC128687264 gene encoding zinc finger protein 37, translated to MVSRLVRAATTMGSNQNPKSQSKSKVIIKAVATKSRKQGSTGAATKNNHAKHLIIKTSTGEVDNSLGIDVPLIDTSEGDVTITPALVESEIDNEGATTTLNGWKLAKRKAKNHIGSLQDGGTSENGVNVVTKSVARNTTKMISSTRTKTSKSNTKKGRSVEKITITTNTGKGKAQLLNEVQNPMKEDSKIVITSGLGKEEASQKVTAAAASTPPVDKAVELTGETLKLTGRGEKKQTVTKKETKRASKSSKKTLETDTNKKSGIQKAKKNSIFTDKIQDIPEEKNADKAGGIPAKKSSAKDKLDKDGGGGESSDDGMDIDIQNIDDDDEASSDATDFDSRDPNEEHVIVLKECESEVDENNKRKKFKCAICGKFSTAKADLLKHVRIHTGERPFKCKICNATFVQITALRGHETIHTGEKPFTCDICMKSFALKDRLRLHMRVHTGEKPHKCNKCNQAFARRSQVTQHLRVHTGEKAYECAECGARFTSYHTLKGHLMAHRGVKEFQCGACGKKFIRVEGLYKHIRMVHRGSRPYYCNLCGKAFKGHLQQHMRLHLGVRPFECSTCKATFTQNSQLTVHMRIHTGERPYKCQICGAAFAHSSACKIHMRSHTGEKPFQCVLCSAAFSQLPHLKKHMKCVHNAVKPYLCTICKDFFQTQSELDGHERTDHGMDKSAEQEAEEMVEESTLARLRNRLAVLLYRISSEERRCKFGFGHRLVDEVLKLSLESSGHVPINDKSLSRLDELRKNVLLLLKWTIPKDTLEEYHKNNMTVDEVLDMLTT